The DNA window GAATGGGGCTGGGAGATTCATTGGCGCCCAATCAATCCTGATGATGGTGATCCCCGCTTCGTAAACGAGTATCATTTTCCCTACCTCGCAGACCGTGTTACAGGGACCGTCTGGTTGTCAGGTGGGACAAGAGGCATTCGTCGTGGCATAATCGAATTGCTCCAGAAACGTCCCGATGAATTGCGCGGACCCTATCCACCTGGTAAGCAGGGATGGCTCACTGTGATTGATGAATTCGAGAAGGCTGGGGCGTTCGAGCCCCAAAATAAGTAGCCAGAACAAAGGGTTGGACGCGGAGGCCTCGAAAGCGTCTTTTGAAATGGTTGATCTTTCGCTCGGCCCCGGTCAAACCAGACGTTCTGCCTGTTGAATTTCCACGATGACTCAACGCGTCAAGTGTGCCGAATGCGACAACATGATCCTTCCGCAAACCGCTGCGGACAACGATGGGTTGTGCGCGCAATGCGTCAAGATTTCGCCTGAATTACGTGCCGAGAAACGCGAATACGAACGCCAACTTGCTGAAGGGCTTGTCTTCACGCCGAGTCCTGCTGAACGCGCGAATTCAAAGCTGCCACCAGAACTCGCCAATGGTCAATGGCAACTGCAACCTGAATACTACGCTGAACGGAACTTTGAATCGGCAATGGACGCCATCATCGCCGCGAAAACGGAATCGGGCGGCAACGTCTTCCTTGTGACCGATGATGGCGGACAACTGAATCTTGGTTTCACCGATCGCTACGGCGTTTGCGAGTATCAAAATCAAGACACGGGAGACTTTCGATACGCGTACACTAAATCGAATTTGCGTGAACAGGTGCCAGAAGAACTACATGTAGTGCAAGCGTGCCCGTGCTGTGGTGTTGGGATGCTTTGGTATCCGAGCCGATATCACATGCCGCGTGATAGAGCGTTCTCGTTGCTCGAAAACGCGGTTTCTGGTTGCGAGTCGCCCGGCGTGGAGTGGTTGGAAACTGACGACTTCTCGTATACTGAACACGGTCGCGGATGACGGCAGAACAAAGCGATGGACGCGGAGCCGCCGACACCGCGTTTACGAATGGACGATCGACCGCGGCGGCCCGGTCATCGCAGTCGTTACCTGGCTGAAGTGCTTCGTGACTCACCTCCTGCGCAAAGTGAGGGTGGAGATGTCCCAGGAGGAACCGCAGGAAGCCGCGCAGTGGAAGCGTCGGCAACGCATCCTCGGTGAAGTCAAGCACCGTGGACGTTAGCAACTGGCTGTAAGGAGAAATCGGCGGACTCGGCCACGAGTCCGCACGCAATCCGGGATGCGCTGTGACCTGTGGCCAGGTCCTTGACCTTGCCGCCGTTAATCAAGCAGGTTGTCGGACTGGCGGACGTGGTCGGGGGCGACGATCGCTCCGCTGCGGCCGGAGCCGATGCGGCTGGCGGCGATCATGTTGCCGGAGCCAGAGCCGACCCAGCGGATGGCGGATTGCATCTGCTTGTTGGTCCGGCCGTCCAGGATGGTGCAGCCGGTGATAAGCGTGTCGCTGCAGTCTTCCAGGTACGCGCCGTGCGGCGCGCCTTCGAGCAGCTGGGATCCGGACAGGTTCACCCGGCGGCAGCGGATCAGTTCCAGCAAACCTTGCCGGGGGATCGTCTGGGCGGCAGGCGTTTCGGCGTCGGGGCTTTCGGCGTCCTGGACCAGGAGTCCGCTCAGCGTGAGGCCGGTGCAGTCGACCGCCCGGATGCCGGTCGACTGTTTGCTGGTGGTGTAGTCGGGGTTGTGCGTCAGGCAGTTTCCGCCGAACACCACGTTGCCGCAATCTTCCAGCAGGACGTTCCGCACGTGGCCGCTGTAGATATGGTTCCCCTCGATCGTCACGCCCCGGGCGGACGTCATGTGGACATTGATTGCCTGGCTGCCAATCACGTTGCCGGAGATGGACCACATGCCGGTGGTGCGGCTGTGTTCGTCGGGACGGCCGATGAAGCGGATGTTGCATCCGTTGGGGCTGTAGGTCGCCTGGAGGGTGTTGCTGGAGATCGTCCCTTCGCGGACGCTGCCTTTTTCGCCCACATCGATGTAGATTTCGGCGGTCGCTACGTCGTCGGCGCCGGGGACCTTGAAGGTGCGGTTGTTGTTGTATTCGATATCGTTACCGGTGATCTGCAGGTTGCGGATCTCGCTGTTTTCGATCCGTACGCCGCCCAGCCGGTTGTAGCTGATATGGGAGCCGGTGATGTTCGCCTGGTGCAGATTGAGGTTGTCAAAATGCACGCCGATGCCGGTGTTGTGATAGAAGTGGCAATGGCTGATGATCAGGTTGCGGGCCCGTTGGGAGACATGCACGGCCGTGCGCACCTGGCGGATGAGCACGCCGGTGAGGGTCGCCTGCATGACGCCTTCGATCTGCACGCCGTCGGCTTCTTCATGGGCGCCTTGGATCTCGATGCCGTCGAGGGTGGGCATCCGTTCGCGGCGCCATTCGGCGGGACGGAAGCCGGTGGGATCGGCCGTGTTGGAGTGCGTGCCCAGCAGTCGCAGGGCCGGGCCGGGTCCGTTCATAATCAGCTTGGCGACGCCGCCGCTGCCGTTGATCGAGGTGCGGCCGACCTTGGCCAGATCGACCGTGATCGTGCGGGTAATCCGGTACTCGCCGCGGGGAAAGGTAATCACGCCGTCGCCGTCGGCAATCGCGTGTTCAATCGCATCGGAATCATCGGCCTGGCCGTCGCCAACCGCGCCAAAATCACGTACGTCACTCATGGTTAAAAAGCTCCAGTGCGGCTCGTTGCAGAAGGGCCCTATCGTACCATGGAGCCGCGGCGGAGGCTTGGGTTTCTCTGTGCGGAATGTGCAGAGGCGGGACGCGGTCTTGCGCAGGGAAAGGCGGCCGGCCTGGCGTTTAACGAAGCCACTGCTGGACGATCTCCAGAACTTCTTCCCCTTCGAGCGTTTCGTGGGCGAGCAGGCTGTCGGCGATGGCGGCCAGGGCGGACCAGTTGGGCTCCTGGTCGAGCAGGCGGTAGACCTTGATGCTGGTCTGTTCCAGCAGGGCCAGACGTTTCTTTTCGTCGGCGATCAGCGGGGCGGCCGCTTCCCAGGCGGAGCGCCAGTCGGCGGCCCATTCGGGGACCAGGCCGGGATGGAACGGATCGCCGCTGTAGAGCATTTCGGCGGCGGGCCCGGCGAGCGAGACCAGGATCATTTTCTCCTGGTGCTGCCGGCGACTGAAGGTTCCGGGCGGCCATTCGACGCGGATCTCGGCGTGCCGCTGGGGGCCGTCGTCGCGATCCGGTTCGATTGTCACCATGCCGACCTGGGCGCCGACAAAGATCGCCATAAAGGCGTGGCCCGCTTCGTGATAAGCGGAGATTTCCGTTTCGTCCACGCGAGTCCTGCGGAGGGAGTTGGAGGGGGAGGGGCGGCGATCTGGCCAGGCAATGCCGCCAGGGCAGCTGATACTTGTGTTCCGATCCTACGCGCCGATGTATTTGGCGTACAGGGTGCGGGCTTCGGCGATTTCTTCGGTGCCGCCGATGATGGCCCGGCCGTCGGGGAATACGGTGATCAGGTAATCGTCGATGGCGAACCGCAGCAGGAATTTGTTCCGGCTGACCTTGCCGACGCCTTCGAGCTTGGCGGCCAGGTGTTCCAGCGACAGGGCTTCGCGATCGGGGAAGCTAAGCTGGACGGCGTTTCGCCCACACAGAATGGCGGTCTGGCTGCCGCGGCGGCCTTCCAGCCAGGGGAAGTCACGACCCTGGCAGGCGTCGCAGGCCTGGTTGTTCTGCAGCAGGTCAAGCTTCAGCTGACGGTACTGGTTGGCCCACAGGTCGAAGTACAGCAGCTGGCGGTTCACGGCCTGCCGGTTGCCGGACAGGATTTTGATCGCCTCGGTCGCCTGGATGGAGGCGATCACGTTGATGATGGTCGCCAGGATGCCGGCCGAGTCGCAGGTGGCGGTGGTTCCCGGCGCCGGCGGCTCCGGATGGACGCAGCGCAGGCAGGGCGTTTCGCCCGGCAGGATCGTCATCGACTGGCCGTCGGCCCCGATACAGCCCCCGTAGACCCAGGGCAAGTTGAACTTCAAGGCGGCGTCGTTCAGCAGGAAGCGGGTCTCAAAATTATCGGTGCCGTCGAGCAGCAGGTCGACGCCATCAACCAGCGCGCCGATATTGGTGTGGTCGACATCGGCCACGACCTCTTCGATTTCAATCGCCGAATTAATCTTCCGCAACCGGGCGGCGGCGGCCACTGCTTTGGGCAAACCGGCGGCTACATCGGCTTCGTCGTACAGGACCTGACGCTGCAGGTTGTTCATCTCCAGGAAGTCGCGATCGACGATCCGCAAAAAGCCGACGCCGGCCCGCGCGAGTGTGTTGGCCAGGACGGAACCCAGGGCTCCACAGCCGCAGAGCAGTACGCGACTTTGCTGCAGGCGCTGCTGGCCGTCCTCGCCCAGGGGGCCAAATCGCATCTGGCGGGCATAGCGGGAAAGATCAGAATTGGGGCTGTTCACAACGACCGATCGAGAAACGATGAGAGAAATTAACCCCATCAATTATCGTCGCCCCACGCCTGCAGGCAAGACAGGACCGATCCGGCGCGGCGGCAATTGTGGCATCCGCCTGGCAAGGATGGCAAATCGCGGTGCGCGGGCGTCGATGTTTTCCGTCGCAGGAAATCGCAATTTTGATCTGAGAGAAGATACTTTGAGGCGTTTGAAAACGGCACAAAGAAACGCGTTCCCGAACGCGGGGAAGTCGGCTGGCTGCGCCCCCTCGAATGGCGCTTTTTTGAGCGTTTTCGAGCTTTTTCATGCTGCCGAGTCCCCGAAGACTTGCGTTTCAAACACTTGTTTAATACGATTGTTTGAGGTGAGTTTTCTGACGAGGACGGACGGTATGGCGACACAATCGGACATCGAAACGACCCGGGAGCGGATGCTCCTGGCGGCAGGACCCGTTTTTGCAGAAAAGGGATACCACGGCGCCACCGTTCGCGATCTGTGCAAGGCGGCCGGAGTGAACGTCGCCAGTGTTAACTATCATTTCGGCGACAAGTTAAGGCTGTATATCGAAACGGTGAAATTGGCGCAACGTTCCCGCGCGAAGAACGCCAGCTATCCGGTCTGGTCGGTCGAGACCCCGCCCGAGGAGAAGCTGCGCGGATTTATTGGCACACTGATGGCCCGCATGCTGGCTCCCAGCGACCAGCCCTGGCAATCCCGCCTGATGATGCGCGAGATTCTGCAGCCGACGGAAGCGTGCCGGGAACTGGTAGCGGAGCAGTTCCGTCCCCAGTTTGAGGCGCTGCTGGCGATCCTGCGCGAGCTGGCTCCCGCAGGGACGCCGCTGCGTGCGTTGCGGCAGATGGGCTTCAGCGTGGTCGGCCAGTGCCTGCACTACCGGTTTGCTGGCGAAGTCGTTTCCTTGCTGACGCCGCCGCGGGAGTATCAAAAGTATTACGGGGTGGACGCCCTGGCTGATCAAATTACGCAATTCAGTTTACGCGCCGTACGCACCTGGTCCGCTGCCGACGAGAACGGCCAGGCCTGCGATGCGGCGCCCTCTTCGGAGACCCTGGCATGAGAGAACGTTCGTCGATTCTCAACGAAGCGTTGCGCATCCTGCTCCCGCTGATTCTGCTTGGCGCGGGGGTGCTGGGCTTTATGTTTCTCTTGTCAATGCGGGCTCAAAGCACCGAACAGGCGCCGGCGCAGCTGCCTCCTTTGGTTTCCACGGCGGTCCTCACGCCGCACACGGGCGTGCTTGATATCGACCTGGGCGGCGAAGTTTCCCCTTTCCGGGAGGTGGTGCTGGCGACCGAAGTGGCCGGCAAGGTCATCCTCAAAACGGAACTTTGCGAAGCGGGCGTTTATGTCGAAGCGGGCGAACTGCTGTGCGAGATCGACTCGTCCGATTACCTGCTGGAAATTGAAAAGCTGAAGATTGAGCTGCAGCAAGCGGCCGATCTGATTACCGAGCTGGCCCGTGAAACAGAGAACGCCCAGAAACTGCAGCCGATCGTCGCTCGCGATGTCGAGCTGCAGCAAGGCGAGGTGCGGCGGCTGGAACGGCTGGGGAACGTGGTCAGTCCCTCCGATGTCGACACGGCCCGTCGGGGGCTGGTGGCGGCGGAGAACTCCTATCAAACGATGCTCAACCAGATCAGCCTGTTGACGGCGCGGAGCTTACGGCTGGAATCGGCCCGTCGGCTGGTTCAAAAGCGGCTGGAACAGGCCCAGCTGGACCTGGATCGGTGCCGGATCACGGCCCCCATTTCCGGCGTGGTGGTGGAGGAGAACGTCGAAGAGAACACCTATGTGCAGAAAGGGGCGTCCATGGTTGCGATCGACGACACCTCGGCGGTCGAAGTCAAAGTCCGGCTGAGGATGGAGGAGCTGAACTGGGTGCTGAAACAGGAAGGCCGCCGTCCTGAGCGGAAGTCAGGCCAATCGTATCAGCTGCCGCAAACTCCGGCCACCATCAGCATGGTTCTCGACGGAGTGACGTACACCTGGCAGGGCGTGCTGACGCGTTTCGACGGCATCGGCCTCGACAAGCAGAACCGCACGATTCCCTGCGTCGTGCTGGTGTCGCAGCCGACGGCTGTACAAAGCGACGTCGACCGCGAGTTCAATCATGGACCCAGCGCCCTGGTGCGCGGCATGTATGTCAATGTGGCGTTGCACACACGGCCGCAGACAACCTTGCTGCGGGCGCCCCAGGTGGCGGTCAAGCCGAACGGCAAAGTGCAGCTGCTGGAAAACGGCGAGGTGCATTTCCGTTCCGTCAACGTGGCGGGACGCGACGGCGACTATCTGCTGCTGGAGCCGACCGACGGACTCAAAGCGGGCGATAAAGTGATTGTGACGCCGCTGTCGAATGTCCACGATGGGCTTGTCGTGCGGGAGGCGCTATGAGGTCGTTGATCCGCTGGGCCGTAGGAAACGGACCCGGCATGAACCTGCTGATGTTCGCCGTGCTGGTGGTCGGCGCGCTCGGCATGTACATGATGCGCCGGGAAGTGTTCCCCGAGTTTGAACTGGAGATTGTGCTCGTCACGGTCGTTTACCCGGGCGCCAGTCCCGAAGAAGTCGAACAGGGGATCTGCCAGAAACTGGAAGAATCGGTCAGGGCGATCGATGGCATCAAAAAGCAGACGGCCGTCGCCCGCGAAGGCTCCGGCTTTATCATTCTAGAGATTGACCCTAGCGTTCCTGACGTTGACAAAATCCTGAACGAGGTCCGTTCCGAGGTCGAACGCATCCCCAACTTCCCGCCGGAGCTGGCGGAGGATCCCAGTATCCAACAGGTCACCTTTCGCAGCTCGGCCATCAAGGTCGGTCTGCTGGGGCCGTCGACGCCGTTGCCCGACGATCCGGCCCGCCGCAAGGAAGCGATCCGCAACCGCGAATGGGAATTGCGAGCCGAAGCGGAACGCCTGCGCGAAGGTCTGCTGGCGCTGGACCACGTTTCCCAGGCGGAAATCGCTTCGCCCAAGGCGTTCCAGATTGATATTGAAATCTCCGAAGACGACCTGCGCAAGTATGGCCTGGGCTTATCCGATATTGCCCGGCTGGTCCGCCGTGAGAATATTGAAATGCCGGGCGGCAACCTGCGCAGTGAAGGGGAAGAGCTGCTTCTTCGCGGCAAAAACAAACGTTTGACCGGGTCTGAAATTGGCCAGATCCAGGTGCTCTCCGGCAGCGGCGGTTCCGACGCCCTGACGCTGGGCGAACTGGCCGTGGTGCGCGACGGATTTGAAGACGTCGCTTCGCTGCACCAGATCGACGGCCGCGACGGCCTGGTGATCTCGATCGACCGCACCGCCGATGAAGACTTGTTCAAATTGACCGACGACGTAAAAGAGTTTGTCGCCAGCGCCGTGGCGCCGCCCGGTTATGAACTGCGTATCTGGAATGACCAGTCGATCGATGTCCGCGACCGGATGGATATGCTCATCCGCAACGGCGTGACCGGTCTGATCCTGGTGTTCCTGGTGCTGACTGTTTTTCTCGATGTGAAGCTGGCGTTCTGGGTCGCCTTTGGGATTCCCGTTTCCATGCTGGGATCGGGGGCGCTGCTTTTTTATACCGGTCAAACGCTCAACATGCTGTCGATGTTCGCCTTTTTAATGGCGCTGGGCATTGTGGTCGATGATGCGATTGTGATCGGCGAGAATATTTACCGGCACCGGGAGATGGGGAAGAACCATCTCAAGGCGTCGATCGACGGCGCGTGCGAAGTGTTGCCCTCGGTGATGGCTTCCGTCACGACCACGGTGATCGCCCATTTGCCGCTGATGTTTGTCTCCGGCGTGATGGGGAAATTCATCGCGGTGATGCCAGCGGCCATTATCGCCATGCTGCTGATTTCGCTGGCGGAAAGCACCTTTGTGTTGCCCTGCCATCTGGCCCATAAGGATAACCTGTTTCTGACGCTGGTCGGCAAGTTTCTGTATCCCGTTCGCTTTCTCCACACGTTGCTGGTCTGGGTCAACAGGATCGCGACGGGCTGGATGGAGAAGTTCATCGAAACGATTTACGCGCCCGTGTTGAGCTGGAGCCTGAAGAACGCCTGGACGGTCGTCGCCGGCTCGCTGGCCCTGATTTTTCTCTCGTTCGGTCTGATTCCTTCGGGCCTCACGCCATGGATCATTTTCCCCAAACTGGATGGCCGCGAGATCGAAGCGGCGGTGACCTTTCCCGACGGTTCGCCCATGGCCCTGACC is part of the Lignipirellula cremea genome and encodes:
- a CDS encoding efflux RND transporter periplasmic adaptor subunit, which gives rise to MRERSSILNEALRILLPLILLGAGVLGFMFLLSMRAQSTEQAPAQLPPLVSTAVLTPHTGVLDIDLGGEVSPFREVVLATEVAGKVILKTELCEAGVYVEAGELLCEIDSSDYLLEIEKLKIELQQAADLITELARETENAQKLQPIVARDVELQQGEVRRLERLGNVVSPSDVDTARRGLVAAENSYQTMLNQISLLTARSLRLESARRLVQKRLEQAQLDLDRCRITAPISGVVVEENVEENTYVQKGASMVAIDDTSAVEVKVRLRMEELNWVLKQEGRRPERKSGQSYQLPQTPATISMVLDGVTYTWQGVLTRFDGIGLDKQNRTIPCVVLVSQPTAVQSDVDREFNHGPSALVRGMYVNVALHTRPQTTLLRAPQVAVKPNGKVQLLENGEVHFRSVNVAGRDGDYLLLEPTDGLKAGDKVIVTPLSNVHDGLVVREAL
- a CDS encoding efflux RND transporter permease subunit, with the protein product MRSLIRWAVGNGPGMNLLMFAVLVVGALGMYMMRREVFPEFELEIVLVTVVYPGASPEEVEQGICQKLEESVRAIDGIKKQTAVAREGSGFIILEIDPSVPDVDKILNEVRSEVERIPNFPPELAEDPSIQQVTFRSSAIKVGLLGPSTPLPDDPARRKEAIRNREWELRAEAERLREGLLALDHVSQAEIASPKAFQIDIEISEDDLRKYGLGLSDIARLVRRENIEMPGGNLRSEGEELLLRGKNKRLTGSEIGQIQVLSGSGGSDALTLGELAVVRDGFEDVASLHQIDGRDGLVISIDRTADEDLFKLTDDVKEFVASAVAPPGYELRIWNDQSIDVRDRMDMLIRNGVTGLILVFLVLTVFLDVKLAFWVAFGIPVSMLGSGALLFYTGQTLNMLSMFAFLMALGIVVDDAIVIGENIYRHREMGKNHLKASIDGACEVLPSVMASVTTTVIAHLPLMFVSGVMGKFIAVMPAAIIAMLLISLAESTFVLPCHLAHKDNLFLTLVGKFLYPVRFLHTLLVWVNRIATGWMEKFIETIYAPVLSWSLKNAWTVVAGSLALIFLSFGLIPSGLTPWIIFPKLDGREIEAAVTFPDGSPMALTDDATRRLEQVIGEIDEEYKKTHDGQSLLLVRYRSVGEMTSSAPGPSDSRSGGHLGKVSVELVSPTERDLTSQQLTEMWRERSPQIIGAETVLFAAPAMGPGGNAVEFKLLAPTDQSEYLEEAVEMFKTALREYPGNGVVDVDDDSRPGKTELQFTLNDRANALGISLADVTETVRAAYYGEEVMRLQRGRHEVKLMVRYPAEDRRSLVELQNLRVRTAAGAELPLTELANITVDRGPSEINRVNQQRSITVSADVVQGKATGFEVVQYLKREIEPRLSKEFPGVRVRWEGQAEQQQESMSSLGIGFLIAMFAMYVLLSFEFQSYLQPLLIISIIPFGAVGALIGHLVMGLPVTLFSVFGLVALAGVVVNDSIVLIDFINAKLAEGLPLNEALVEAGKRRFRPVFLTSLTTVAGLLPMLTETSFQAQLLVPMATSLCFGLMLATVMVLVQGPVFYSIYANGVALFGFTVETEEEDTPASPDETELPPARRKEVVEVEYLGDSKG
- a CDS encoding DUF1956 domain-containing protein: MATQSDIETTRERMLLAAGPVFAEKGYHGATVRDLCKAAGVNVASVNYHFGDKLRLYIETVKLAQRSRAKNASYPVWSVETPPEEKLRGFIGTLMARMLAPSDQPWQSRLMMREILQPTEACRELVAEQFRPQFEALLAILRELAPAGTPLRALRQMGFSVVGQCLHYRFAGEVVSLLTPPREYQKYYGVDALADQITQFSLRAVRTWSAADENGQACDAAPSSETLA
- a CDS encoding ATP-dependent metallopeptidase FtsH/Yme1/Tma family protein, coding for MDETEISAYHEAGHAFMAIFVGAQVGMVTIEPDRDDGPQRHAEIRVEWPPGTFSRRQHQEKMILVSLAGPAAEMLYSGDPFHPGLVPEWAADWRSAWEAAAPLIADEKKRLALLEQTSIKVYRLLDQEPNWSALAAIADSLLAHETLEGEEVLEIVQQWLR
- a CDS encoding right-handed parallel beta-helix repeat-containing protein — translated: MSDVRDFGAVGDGQADDSDAIEHAIADGDGVITFPRGEYRITRTITVDLAKVGRTSINGSGGVAKLIMNGPGPALRLLGTHSNTADPTGFRPAEWRRERMPTLDGIEIQGAHEEADGVQIEGVMQATLTGVLIRQVRTAVHVSQRARNLIISHCHFYHNTGIGVHFDNLNLHQANITGSHISYNRLGGVRIENSEIRNLQITGNDIEYNNNRTFKVPGADDVATAEIYIDVGEKGSVREGTISSNTLQATYSPNGCNIRFIGRPDEHSRTTGMWSISGNVIGSQAINVHMTSARGVTIEGNHIYSGHVRNVLLEDCGNVVFGGNCLTHNPDYTTSKQSTGIRAVDCTGLTLSGLLVQDAESPDAETPAAQTIPRQGLLELIRCRRVNLSGSQLLEGAPHGAYLEDCSDTLITGCTILDGRTNKQMQSAIRWVGSGSGNMIAASRIGSGRSGAIVAPDHVRQSDNLLD
- a CDS encoding ThiF family adenylyltransferase, translated to MNSPNSDLSRYARQMRFGPLGEDGQQRLQQSRVLLCGCGALGSVLANTLARAGVGFLRIVDRDFLEMNNLQRQVLYDEADVAAGLPKAVAAAARLRKINSAIEIEEVVADVDHTNIGALVDGVDLLLDGTDNFETRFLLNDAALKFNLPWVYGGCIGADGQSMTILPGETPCLRCVHPEPPAPGTTATCDSAGILATIINVIASIQATEAIKILSGNRQAVNRQLLYFDLWANQYRQLKLDLLQNNQACDACQGRDFPWLEGRRGSQTAILCGRNAVQLSFPDREALSLEHLAAKLEGVGKVSRNKFLLRFAIDDYLITVFPDGRAIIGGTEEIAEARTLYAKYIGA